The genome window CCGGCTGACGGATTCAGGCAACCAGCATCATTCGACGATCGAGCGGTCCGCCAGTTCCGGCAGGTCGAAGTCCGACTCGAACTTGTCGAACTGCGGCAACAGGCCCAGCAGCTCGTCGCGCTCCCGACGATGCGCTTCGGACACGGCGCTCCAGTCGGTGATCTTCGGGAAGCTGTCGAGATCGTCCGGTGTTTTCGACACATCCCACCAGACACCCTTTGCGTCCTTCAGGACGAGGTTGCCTCGGATGAATGGGTCACCTTTCCACCACGAGTAGACCCACGGTCGAAACGTGTCCGTTTTCCCGGTTAGGAAGGGCCAGAAGCTCTCGCCATCGATCTTGTAGTCGCTCGGGATGTCATAACCGACGATGTCCGCGATCGTCGGCAGGAAGTCGGCGAGTGACACAAGCAACTTTTGCTCGCCGGTTCGCTCCATGACAGCACCAGGTGCGTAGACGATCAGCGGCACGTGGACGCCGCGCTGCTTGTCCCTCGTTCCCTTGCCGAAGCCGCTCGTCCCGTTGTCACTCGTAACAATCAGGATGGTGTCGTTCTCGATCCCGAGTTCCTCAAGCTTCTCGAGGTATCGCCAGATCTGGTAGTCGAGGTACTCGACGTGAACATGCATGCCCGGGCCAACGAGCGAGCCGTGCAGGTCGTAAACGCCGTCGTCGCCCGTGATCTTCGGCTCTTGGCGTGAGTAAGACGTGCCGTCCCACGTGACCTTCGGCGTGTGGGGCCACTTGCTCGGCGAGTCGGGGTCGAGCCAGTTGTAAGCGTCGTGGCCGAGGTGAGACGTGTGGTAGACGAAGAAGGGCTTTCCCGCCTCGTGCTGACGCTCGATGAAATCAATCGCAAAGTCCTGCTCCACGTCAGGCCCATACGTGGTCAACCCGTACTCGGCCTTGTCCTTGTCGGTGATGGGCCAGTACGCGTAGGGCTCGTCGGCCGTCGGGTGTTTGATGAGGCTGACGGCTGGCTGCCACAACCAACTGTGCTGCCGATATGTTGTGATGACGTCGCCCGTGTCGTCGTCGATGAGCGTGATCTCGCCGTTCTCGCGGTGCTGGGTGTGATGGAAATCGGTGTGCTGCGACGGCCAACGGTGCCACTGGCCGGGCGTGTCGATCATCTCGTCGAAGCCGTAGTTCTGCGCGTCCTGGACCAGCATCTGGACCTTGCCGGCCAGCATCGTCGCGTAGCCAGCCTGCTGCGCGACGTGGCCGATGAGAAGCGGCGAACTGTGATGCACGAGCACGCGAGGAATGTCGCGCTCGTCCGATTCGAGCTTGCCGACGAGGCCGTTGTGCCACCACTTGGTCGACGTCGCGTAGCGGCCGGACATGATCATCGCCCGGCTTGGCGAGCAGATCGTCGCCGACCATGCGGTGGTGATCCACGCGCCTTCGTTGGCGATGCGGTCCATGACGGGCGTTTCCGCCCTCAGCGCCGGGTCCTGCGTGTCCCCGCCGAGAAGATCGGACCAGACGTTCGATCCGTAGACCGGGATCTCGCGAGCACTGATGTCATCGGTGAAGATCAGGATGACGTTCGGCTGTTTGACGTCTGGGTCACCCGCGGCTTCCGGTGCAGCGAGGAGGCCGAACGAGATGGAGGTAAGGGCAAGGAGTGCAGTTTTCCGCATGACGTTTTCGCTTGATTTTCGCCGCAGGTTGGGTCGGACGACGCTGCTTCCACTGTACTTGTTCAGTAAAGAGAAATGAAGCACAATGCCCGCCGAACAGATCGGCGCCTCCGCCTGATCGCTCTCGCCGATGGCCACGCCGCGACGAAGTCGACCAGCTCTTTGCCAATCGCTCGGCCGACGAATGACCAACACCTCTGCCATGAACCAGCTCAAAGCCACGCTCGCGACACTCCTTGCCTGCCTCGCCGTGCCGAGCCTGGCTTCGGCCGACAGGCTGGTGGAGGTGAGTCGCGCTGTGACCGCCCACAACACGGTGACCGCCACCGTTTACGACCGCGACGGCACGCCTTTTGTCTTCTCAGGGGGTGACGGCGGATTCATCGACGTGTTCCGACTCGAACCCGACGGCAGCCTCGTCGCCGTCGAGCGGCAGCCGCTCGTTGCAAAAAAGGGCCCGGGACGCGGCTTTGTCGGTGCGAAGGTCGGCGACAACCACTTCTTCTTCGCCGGCAACAAGGGCGGTGACGCGATCGAAGTCTTCAGCCTCGCCGAGGACGGCACGCTGGAGCTCGTGCACAACGAGCACGATTCGCCCGACACGCACATCGCCGTCGTCATCACGCTGCGTGTTCTGCACACGGCCGAAGGCTCGTTCCTCTTCGCCGGCGGACTCGAGTTCGATGAGCCGGGTCTGACGTGTTACGAGATTCAACCCGACGGGTCACTCGTGCACGTGCAGTCGATGCTCGACAACGACACGCTGCACACCGACGGCATCATCGCGATGTACGACACGACCATCGGAGGCAAGCGATACCTCGTCACGGGCGGCTTTCAGGACAATGGCCTCAGCAGCTTCCTCGTCCACGATGACGGCACCTTCGAAAACGTCAGCAACATCGGCGACAACACAACCGACCTCTTCTTGACCGGCACTTACCCGGTGGACGGTGTCACGCTCGGCGACAACCACTACGTCGTCGTCGGCCATCGACACCACAAGTACTACCGGCGGCTCGACTTCATCAAGCAGAAAGACTTCGTCTACCACGGCGATGCCGTCAGCATCTTCCGCCTCGACGAAGACGGCCAGATCCGGCCGCATTCGGTCCTGATGGATGACGAGCAGACAAGACTGCAAGGCCAGACGCGGATCGAGGTCATGAAGATCAACGACTCCGAAGCGGCGGTCGTTGTCGGAACGCGGGACGACGAAAGCCTTCAGATCTGCCGGCTCTCCGCTGACGGCACGCTTCGCCCGACCGGCGTTTTGGGTGACGTCTTTCCGATCTACTACGGCCTGGCGTCGTACGGCGAAGGCTCCGACCTTCGCGTCATCGCCGGCTCGGTCGACTTCAACCTGAAAAGGCTCGTCAGCTACCGCCTCGAACTCAGTGACGTCGAAGCCGCGAGCGACAGTGGCAACGGCGACCTTGCAACGGCCGACGGCGATTGATCTCCGTTTGAGCACGACCACGGTTCTTCTCGAACCTCTTCGTCCATGACTGCCACTGACGTTCCGCTATCGGAGTTCTGCCGGTCTCTCGAGCCGGTGGGGCGGATCCTCGAAGACCCGGAGTACAACGTCTGGGGATGCTCTCCGATCTACGACGACGACGGTCGTGTGCACGTCTTCTTCGCACGGTGGAAGAACGTCTACCACCACGAAGGTTGGGTCACTGCGTGCGAGGTCGGCCATGCGGTCTCGCGTGAGCCCGATCGTCCGGGCGGGCCTTACGACGTCCTGAAGCCGGCGCTGGTTCCGGCCGGCAATCCGGAGTCCGAAGGCGGCCAGGGGAACGATGACGCGTGGGATGCGGACTCGATCCACAATCCGACGGTCCATCGCGTCGGCGATCAGTTCGTGCTGTTCTACATGGGCGCGACCTGTCGGCCGGCGGGTTGCACGCGAGACATGCTTGTCGGCATGAGCCGCGACGAAGTGAAGCCCTACTTTCATCGCACGGTCGCCACGAAACGAATCGGCATGGCCATCGCCGATTCGCTCAACGGCCCGTGGCGACGGGTCTCCGACCAGCCGATTCTGACGGTCGGGGCGGACGGTGCCTGGGACGACTACGTCGTTTCGAACCCTGCGTTTTGTCCGACACCCGACGGCAGCTTTCGTCTCTACTACAAGGGTTGGAACCGAAGCGACAACGATCGCGGGCACTCCAACCGCAAGTACGGCTTCGCCGAGGCGACCGAGCTCACCGGGCCGTACACGAAGCACAACACTAACCCGGTCATCGACTTCAGCCACCTCCACGAGGACATGCAGTGCGAGGACGCGTACCTCTGGCACGGAGACGGGCACTACCACGCCGTCCTGCGCGACATGGGCTTCTACAACCAGGAATACGGCCTGAAGTTCAAGTCGCGTGACGGCATCGCGTGGGGCGATCCTGAGGTGGCGTTCCTGGATGCGCCGAGCTACTTCAACGAAGCCATGCCAGGCCTGGATCGCGAAGGCCGCTTCGAGCGACCACAGCTCCTGATGCGCGACGGGCGTCCCGAGTACCTCTTCTGTGCGTACCGCGGCGGCAGATACAACACGTCGTCGGGCGTCGTGCTCCGCGTCAATCGCGATCGTCTCGGCGACATCGCCTAATCGCTCATCGGCTCTGGGCCTGAGCCTTCCCGGTAGAACTCCTGGAGTTTCTGCTGATACGGGCCGGCATTCCAGAATCGGAACTCCATGTTGCCGGCGTTCCATTCGTCGAACAGTTGCTCGAGCCGCAGGACGTCGCTCGCACGTTCCTTCGACAGATCGTTGGTTTCGCCGATGTCGACGCTCAGGTCGTAGAGCGACGTGGCCACGCCTTCGCGCGTCGAGCCGACGGCGACGAGGTCACCCTTGCGGACGGCCCACTGAGCACCGTTGTCCTGCCGCCAGAACAGGGCACGCTCGGGTGTACTGGTTGCTTCGCCCGTGACGAACGGGACGAGGTTGATCCCGTCCATGGTGGGCCCATCCGACAGATCGCCACCGGCAACCTCGACGGCCGTCCGCGCGACGTCCAGCGAGATGACCGGCTCGTCGTAGACCGCTCCTTTCGGCAAACGATCCGGCCACGAGATCAAGAAGGGCACTCGGACGCCGCCCTGGTTCACGAATGCCTTGCCTTCGCGAAGTGGCTCGTTGCTCGATCCGTTCCACCAGCCGTCGCCGCTCCAGCTGTTGGGCACCGGCCCGCCGTTGTCGCTGAAGAAGACGACGATCGTGTTCTCCCTTTCGCCAGCCTCTTCGAGCGCGTCGAGGATGTGACCAACGCCCCGGTCCATCGCGTGGACCATGGCCGCGTAGGTGCGGCGGTGCCAGCTCTCAATGTGTCGGTAATGGCTCAGGTCGTCGCTCGTCGCCTGCAGCGGCGCGTGCGGCGCGTTGTAACCGACGTAAAGGAAGAACGGCTCGTCACGCTCCGACTCTCGCTCAATGAACTGCACGGCGTCGGCCGAAAGGGCGTCGGTCAGATAGCCCTCGAACGCTGCCGGCTGGTCGTTTCGCACGAGAGCCCCGAGGTAATTCGTCTTCACCGGCGCGGTCAGATCGATCTTGAAGTAATCGTGCCCACCGCCGAGAAAGCCGTAGAAGTAGTCGAAGCCGCGGTTGAGCGGATTGAACGGCGACGCGGCACCGAGGTGCCATTTCCCTACGCCGCCGGTTCTGTAGCCAGCATCGTTGAGTCGCTGGACGAACGTGACCTCCGACTCCGGAAGCCCGAGATGCGGGTTGGCCGGGTCGTAGTGCGGATTCCATTCGAATCCGAATCGATGCTGGTATCGGCCGGCAAAAAAGCCGGCACGCGACGGGGCACAGAACGAGTGCGTCACGTATCCCGAGCTGAACGTCACCCCTTCAGAGGCGAGCCGATCGAGGTTCTTGGTTTTGATGTCCGTCGCCCCGTGAACGCCCAGATCGGCGTAGCCCATGTCGTCCGCGATGATGACGACGATGTTGGGCCGCTCCGGTTCCACTGCCGTCGCACCGGCCGCACAGACCACCAGCGAAACAACAGCACGACGAATTAGGCACCAGAAGGTCATTGCGGCATGCAAGGAGTCAAGATCAGTGGGCGTAGCCAAGTCCGAAGTCGGACACGTTCAACTGGAGCTGGTCTCCGACCCGTTTCTGCCACCTGGTCAGCCCGTCCCACAACGACTCGATCCGTTCGCGATACTTGTACTTCGCGTCGTCGTGGAGCGCGAGGTCGTCGGTCTCCATCGGATCGTTCGCAAGATCGAACAGCTGCCAACGTCCGTTGTGCGGATACAGGACGAGCTTGTGCGTCTCGTTGCGGCACATCCGCTGGTAGTGGCGGTAGCTGCAGAACACGTCGCTGTGTGGCGCCTCGACCTGGTCTCCTCGAATGAGCGGCGCAAGCGACGGAAACTGCAGAGAAGCCGGCGGCTCAACGCCGGTGAGGTCGGCAAGGGTTGCGAAAACGCTGTGCTGGTACACCAGCTCGTTCCGCGTCTGGCCTCCCGGAACGCCCGGGCCGGCGAAGATCAGCGGAATGCGGACCGAGTGGTCGTACATGTTCTGCTTGCCCATCAACCCGTGCTGTCCCACCGCCAGCCCGTGATCGGCAGTCCAGACAATAATCGTGCTGTCGGCAAGGCCGCTCTCGTCAAGGTAGTCCAGCACACGCCCGAGCTCCGCGTCCATGTGGGTAAGGATCGCGTGGTACTCGCGGCGATGAACGCGGATCGCCTCCTCAGTGCGTGGCCATGGGCAGAGCTGCTCGTCGCGAAGCGTGAAGTCGCCCTGATCGAACGGGTGCTCCGGCAGATAGTTCTCGGGAACGCTGATCTCTTGAACCGGATACTTGTCGAGGAACTCAGTAGGGGCCTGCCTCGGGTCGTGTGGTGCGTAGAACGCGCTGTACGTCAGGAAGGGCTTGTCGCTTCCGGATTCGACGTGTTGTCGAAGGTGCTCGATCGTCGCGTCGGCGAAGAGCGTGCTGGTATGCGCCCTGCCCGTGGGATCGGCGTCGGAGTCTTTCCAGTGCCCTGGCTGTGAACGATCATCCGGCTTCCAGTGGTTCGTCGGTGACGGGTAGTGGTACTGGGTGTTGCTCAGGTCACCGCCCGCTTCCAGCGTGTTGAAGTTGAACGGCGAAGCGAGCGGCGCTTCGAGCTGAACGCCGATGTGCTCGAAGCTGCGTCCTTGCGGATTGCTGGGCCCGTAGTTGTGCCACTTGCCGAAGCAGGACGTCGCGTAGCCCTGCTGGGCGAAGGTCTCGCCGAGTAGTGGGTGGTCGCCGCAGTCGTTGCCGCCGCAGTGGTACAGCATGCGACCGGTGTGCAGCATCGCGCGACTCGCGATGCAGACCGCCCCCGTCCAGGAGCCCTGGTGGTGCGCATGCGTGAACGTCGTTCCACGTCGCACGAGCCGATCCAGGTTCGGCGTCTCGATCTCCGAGTTGTTCAGCGCATTGATCGATCGGTAGGTCTGGTCGTCCGCGACGAAGACCAGAACGTTGGGTCGACGTCGGGTCGTGGAGCTGCTTGGCTGCGACATGGCGGCGCTTGTTTTCGACAGACTGGCGGCGGTCGCGAGGAGCGTCGTGGCCGCCGTCTTATTGAAGTCGCGTCGAGTCGGCCCGGCGCGTCGTTCTGACGGATGGCCGCTTGCCGAAAAAGCGATGTCTGACAATCGGCCTCCTCTGTGGCGAGACGAGTGCTCCTCTTGCACCCGCGAGCCGCGATGGTAACATTCTTTCGCAGTAAAGACAGCGGTAGGAGCCGCGTCGATCGAACTTGGAGGAGTTGAATGTTGAGAACCATTCTGCCGTCGCTGTGCGCCGCATGTTTCGCTGTTCTGTCTGCTGGGCAGACAGCCGTAGCGGATGATCGCGAGCAGCCGAACATCCTTTGGATCGTCACCGACGACCATCGGTACGACTCGATCGCAGCGTTCAACAAGATTTTGACCGGCAAAGAGGAGGGTGCTCTCGGCCCGGTCAGCTCGCCCAACGTCGACGAGCTTGTCGCGGAAGGCACGACGTTCATCAACGCTTTCACGCAGAGCCCGGCCTGCGCGCCAAGCCGGGCGGCGATGCACTCCGGCCGGTATCCGCACAGGCGCGGCGTTTACGGCTTCGAGCTCCACCACGCCAACAACGAGGCCATCTACCGGAAGACCATCCCGGAAGTGCTCGCCGATGCCGGCTACGAGACCGCACGCACAGGCAAGCTCGGTGAGCGGACCATCCAATGGAACGGAGCCAGCTTCAACTGGAGCAACGAGCTCTACGGCCAAAACCTCGGCGGCGGACGCGAGTCGACCCTGTTGGGATTCACAGACTGGGTCAAAGAGCCAATCTGGCAACGCGAGCCACGCGGGCACGTCATCCACTTCCACTTCGATGATGAAGAACACGTGAGCTTCTTCCACCCGAACACCAACGTGTTCGAGCCCGATGAACTGGCAAAGGCGGACGAGATCTTCGAGCGTCTCGACATCCTGACGCACAATCCAGCCGGCCTTGAGAGCCCGCAAGGCAAGATGATTATCAGCGGCGTCAGCAGCCGATCGCCCGGCTTCACCCGCGATGGCTACCACGTCAAGAATCTTACCGATCACCTCGAAAACGTGGGCCGCGTGTACCCGAGCTACTGGGGTGAGGAGCTACAGGGACCGGATCCGGCGAAGCCGCAGATGTTTCATCTCGGGTTCGACTTCCCCCACACGCCCGTCCTGCCTCCGGCATCGTTCCGCGAGCAGTTCCAGAAGTACACGTACCGAATCCCCACAGCATCCGAAGAGGAGCTGGAATCGATGCCAGCTCAGATTCGTCAAGCCCAAAAGGCCAGGCACATCGACTACATGACGGACGACGAAAAGCAGCGGATGATCCAGGATTACTACGCGTTCTGCGCGTACGGCGACTGGCTCGTCGGCGAGGCCGTGGATCAGTTCAAGGCGTACAGCGAAGCACAAGGACAGCCCTGGATGATCGTGTATGTCTGCGGCGACCACGGCTGGAAGCTCGGCGAACACGGGGCGACGTCGAAGTTCATGATGTACGGGCTCGACCTGCAGACGCCGATCGTCGTCGTCTCCTCAGACAAGGAGACGTTTCCCGCAGGAAAGGTCGTGCACGACCTGGCGGAGCTCATCGACATCGCGCCGACTCTCTACTCGGCCGCTGGAATTGACGTGAATGCCGCGGAGTTCGAGCACCTGGACGGACTCGACCTCGCCAAAATCGCGTCGGGCGAGGCGTCGCGCGACTATGTGCTCGCCGAAGCTTGGTGGGTGACCGGACCACGTGGCTCGATCCGGACTCGGGATTTTGCCTTCTCGATGAAAGTCAATCCGACACGAGCTGCCGGCGACGAGATGGACTGGCCACTCGACAAGCCGCTCGCCCAGGTCGATCCTCAGTTGTTCGACCTTCGGTCGGATCCGGCGGAGACGGTCAACCTCGCCTTGGATCCGGACTACGCCGCTGTCGCCGAAGCGATGCGGAACAAACTCGAAGACATTCTCATCCGCGACGGGCGGATCGAGGTCGAGTGGGACAACGGCCTTGAAGGTAAGGTCTTCCGACTCGATGGCATCGAGCCGAAGTTCGGCGGCGACGACAAGCGCCTTCGGCTTCCTGTGCTTGAAGCCGCTTCGACCGCCGAGTGATGCGAAGCGCTCTCGCTCCCGAACAGACCAAATTGAAACAGCAACAGCTCATGCTCTGGGAAACCGAACAAAAGATGCAGCGGACTTGGTTCTCGTCGCTTGTCGTTGCGGTCGTCTGCTCCCTCTTCGCCACCAATCGCGGCGACGCGCAGAACATCGAATGGGTGCCCGGCGTCGCGGTCCAGGTGTTCCAGCTTGCCGACGAGTCGGATCAGCTCCCGCGCCTGGCGATCAATCAGACGCCGAACTTCGAGGCCGTCTACGACCACATCGACGTGGACGGCGAGGCGCCGTGGGTGTCAGAGGTCGAAGGCGTGAAGTACACGCAGCGTCGGTTCCGCGTCTTCTTCGATCGGGTCGGTCGCCATGACATTCGGCTGACGGGTGACAGTGCCATCCGGCTCCAAATCTGGGGAGGGATTCGTGGCGAGACGACCATTAGCAATCCGGGCTCGATTACAACCCGCGTCAAGCTGAACAATCCTGCATCGGTGGCGATGTACGTCGATCAGCTCGTGATCGGAAACGGCCCGTCGTCGCTCAAGCTCGAGTGGCGCCCAGAGGGCAAAGACGAGTGGATTTCGTTCGGGCCAGAGGATTTTGAGACGCCGGCAGACCCGACGCGTGTCACGTCGCCCGGCTTCAAGCGACTTGCAAACACCCGCGAGCCCGGAGACGGCAACCCCGTTGCAGGGGTACACCCGGCGTACGACCTCATCGCTGTCCGTCCGCCCGACTCCAAGCCCAGCGTCGGGGCCATGACCTTCCTGCCCGACGGCCGCCTGATCGTCGGCACGTTCAAGCCGCTCCAGCGAAACGATGTCGCACTTCCCGACATCGAGTCGAAGGAGCCCGACAAGCTCTACGAAGTTCGCCAGGCCGACGCGACCAGCGGTGGCAAGGCGGAGCTTGTGCCCGTCGCCGAGGGCCTGTACGAACCGACGGGGCTTTGCGTCGTCGACGGCGAGCTCTACGTCGCGCAGCGGCTGGCGATCACAAAGCTCACCGACACCGACGGCGATGGCTTCTTCGAGACGCATCACGACGTCGGCAAGGGATGGGAAGG of Planctomycetota bacterium contains these proteins:
- a CDS encoding sulfatase-like hydrolase/transferase, whose protein sequence is MAEVLVIRRPSDWQRAGRLRRGVAIGESDQAEAPICSAGIVLHFSLLNKYSGSSVVRPNLRRKSSENVMRKTALLALTSISFGLLAAPEAAGDPDVKQPNVILIFTDDISAREIPVYGSNVWSDLLGGDTQDPALRAETPVMDRIANEGAWITTAWSATICSPSRAMIMSGRYATSTKWWHNGLVGKLESDERDIPRVLVHHSSPLLIGHVAQQAGYATMLAGKVQMLVQDAQNYGFDEMIDTPGQWHRWPSQHTDFHHTQHRENGEITLIDDDTGDVITTYRQHSWLWQPAVSLIKHPTADEPYAYWPITDKDKAEYGLTTYGPDVEQDFAIDFIERQHEAGKPFFVYHTSHLGHDAYNWLDPDSPSKWPHTPKVTWDGTSYSRQEPKITGDDGVYDLHGSLVGPGMHVHVEYLDYQIWRYLEKLEELGIENDTILIVTSDNGTSGFGKGTRDKQRGVHVPLIVYAPGAVMERTGEQKLLVSLADFLPTIADIVGYDIPSDYKIDGESFWPFLTGKTDTFRPWVYSWWKGDPFIRGNLVLKDAKGVWWDVSKTPDDLDSFPKITDWSAVSEAHRRERDELLGLLPQFDKFESDFDLPELADRSIVE
- a CDS encoding stress protein, producing the protein MNQLKATLATLLACLAVPSLASADRLVEVSRAVTAHNTVTATVYDRDGTPFVFSGGDGGFIDVFRLEPDGSLVAVERQPLVAKKGPGRGFVGAKVGDNHFFFAGNKGGDAIEVFSLAEDGTLELVHNEHDSPDTHIAVVITLRVLHTAEGSFLFAGGLEFDEPGLTCYEIQPDGSLVHVQSMLDNDTLHTDGIIAMYDTTIGGKRYLVTGGFQDNGLSSFLVHDDGTFENVSNIGDNTTDLFLTGTYPVDGVTLGDNHYVVVGHRHHKYYRRLDFIKQKDFVYHGDAVSIFRLDEDGQIRPHSVLMDDEQTRLQGQTRIEVMKINDSEAAVVVGTRDDESLQICRLSADGTLRPTGVLGDVFPIYYGLASYGEGSDLRVIAGSVDFNLKRLVSYRLELSDVEAASDSGNGDLATADGD
- a CDS encoding glycoside hydrolase family protein; its protein translation is MTATDVPLSEFCRSLEPVGRILEDPEYNVWGCSPIYDDDGRVHVFFARWKNVYHHEGWVTACEVGHAVSREPDRPGGPYDVLKPALVPAGNPESEGGQGNDDAWDADSIHNPTVHRVGDQFVLFYMGATCRPAGCTRDMLVGMSRDEVKPYFHRTVATKRIGMAIADSLNGPWRRVSDQPILTVGADGAWDDYVVSNPAFCPTPDGSFRLYYKGWNRSDNDRGHSNRKYGFAEATELTGPYTKHNTNPVIDFSHLHEDMQCEDAYLWHGDGHYHAVLRDMGFYNQEYGLKFKSRDGIAWGDPEVAFLDAPSYFNEAMPGLDREGRFERPQLLMRDGRPEYLFCAYRGGRYNTSSGVVLRVNRDRLGDIA
- a CDS encoding sulfatase-like hydrolase/transferase, whose protein sequence is MTFWCLIRRAVVSLVVCAAGATAVEPERPNIVVIIADDMGYADLGVHGATDIKTKNLDRLASEGVTFSSGYVTHSFCAPSRAGFFAGRYQHRFGFEWNPHYDPANPHLGLPESEVTFVQRLNDAGYRTGGVGKWHLGAASPFNPLNRGFDYFYGFLGGGHDYFKIDLTAPVKTNYLGALVRNDQPAAFEGYLTDALSADAVQFIERESERDEPFFLYVGYNAPHAPLQATSDDLSHYRHIESWHRRTYAAMVHAMDRGVGHILDALEEAGERENTIVVFFSDNGGPVPNSWSGDGWWNGSSNEPLREGKAFVNQGGVRVPFLISWPDRLPKGAVYDEPVISLDVARTAVEVAGGDLSDGPTMDGINLVPFVTGEATSTPERALFWRQDNGAQWAVRKGDLVAVGSTREGVATSLYDLSVDIGETNDLSKERASDVLRLEQLFDEWNAGNMEFRFWNAGPYQQKLQEFYREGSGPEPMSD
- a CDS encoding sulfatase-like hydrolase/transferase, with protein sequence MSQPSSSTTRRRPNVLVFVADDQTYRSINALNNSEIETPNLDRLVRRGTTFTHAHHQGSWTGAVCIASRAMLHTGRMLYHCGGNDCGDHPLLGETFAQQGYATSCFGKWHNYGPSNPQGRSFEHIGVQLEAPLASPFNFNTLEAGGDLSNTQYHYPSPTNHWKPDDRSQPGHWKDSDADPTGRAHTSTLFADATIEHLRQHVESGSDKPFLTYSAFYAPHDPRQAPTEFLDKYPVQEISVPENYLPEHPFDQGDFTLRDEQLCPWPRTEEAIRVHRREYHAILTHMDAELGRVLDYLDESGLADSTIIVWTADHGLAVGQHGLMGKQNMYDHSVRIPLIFAGPGVPGGQTRNELVYQHSVFATLADLTGVEPPASLQFPSLAPLIRGDQVEAPHSDVFCSYRHYQRMCRNETHKLVLYPHNGRWQLFDLANDPMETDDLALHDDAKYKYRERIESLWDGLTRWQKRVGDQLQLNVSDFGLGYAH
- a CDS encoding sulfatase-like hydrolase/transferase; this encodes MLRTILPSLCAACFAVLSAGQTAVADDREQPNILWIVTDDHRYDSIAAFNKILTGKEEGALGPVSSPNVDELVAEGTTFINAFTQSPACAPSRAAMHSGRYPHRRGVYGFELHHANNEAIYRKTIPEVLADAGYETARTGKLGERTIQWNGASFNWSNELYGQNLGGGRESTLLGFTDWVKEPIWQREPRGHVIHFHFDDEEHVSFFHPNTNVFEPDELAKADEIFERLDILTHNPAGLESPQGKMIISGVSSRSPGFTRDGYHVKNLTDHLENVGRVYPSYWGEELQGPDPAKPQMFHLGFDFPHTPVLPPASFREQFQKYTYRIPTASEEELESMPAQIRQAQKARHIDYMTDDEKQRMIQDYYAFCAYGDWLVGEAVDQFKAYSEAQGQPWMIVYVCGDHGWKLGEHGATSKFMMYGLDLQTPIVVVSSDKETFPAGKVVHDLAELIDIAPTLYSAAGIDVNAAEFEHLDGLDLAKIASGEASRDYVLAEAWWVTGPRGSIRTRDFAFSMKVNPTRAAGDEMDWPLDKPLAQVDPQLFDLRSDPAETVNLALDPDYAAVAEAMRNKLEDILIRDGRIEVEWDNGLEGKVFRLDGIEPKFGGDDKRLRLPVLEAASTAE